One genomic segment of Actinoplanes ianthinogenes includes these proteins:
- a CDS encoding transporter substrate-binding domain-containing protein — MGESSTEGTPLGDSASNGDASRRGPDVPRVPAEPAKRDAASRLSDALRGDLPPQLKRVWPLKRRTTVEDIAARDIAVQEAVDEGRLPPQTEPVPLEQPEVLPDRPERFNMAALRLAGLGLGLVLAIGLTMVRLFVGGPPSVDELRAQSGVDSWTTLAIGVKDDQYGTAYFDPATKIWSGFDIDVAYMIAEDLGFRRDEVKFYGMESEDRARMQADDQNGNRVPVQLVIASYSITPKRIADGVNFSQSYLYTEQSVMTLAGHKPVASLNEFKDKKVCTLSTSTSAVAPTNAGAELVSKNRVRECFAMLDRHQVDAVTTDAAILAGWKAKFPEKYDHWDLGLDATERWGVNAGDNPALKKLVDLTLWRSYADPHDDRWEKAFERNFQTEVPANGKVPIAIAQQPRVTRPDVRELPWEDLLK; from the coding sequence ATGGGGGAGAGTTCGACGGAGGGGACGCCGCTGGGTGACAGCGCGTCGAACGGGGACGCTTCGCGCCGCGGCCCCGACGTCCCGCGGGTGCCCGCGGAGCCGGCGAAACGGGATGCCGCCAGCCGGCTCAGCGACGCGCTGCGCGGGGACCTTCCGCCGCAGTTGAAGCGGGTCTGGCCGCTGAAGCGGCGGACCACCGTGGAGGACATCGCGGCGCGCGACATCGCGGTGCAGGAGGCGGTCGACGAGGGGCGGTTGCCGCCGCAGACCGAGCCGGTGCCGCTGGAGCAGCCGGAGGTGCTGCCGGATCGGCCGGAGCGGTTCAACATGGCGGCGTTGCGGCTGGCCGGGCTGGGGCTCGGGCTGGTGCTGGCGATCGGGCTGACCATGGTGCGGCTGTTCGTGGGCGGGCCGCCGTCGGTGGACGAGCTGCGTGCGCAGTCCGGGGTCGACTCGTGGACCACGCTGGCCATCGGGGTCAAGGACGATCAGTACGGGACGGCCTACTTCGACCCGGCGACCAAGATCTGGTCGGGGTTCGACATCGACGTGGCGTACATGATCGCGGAGGATCTCGGGTTCCGGCGGGACGAGGTCAAGTTCTACGGGATGGAGTCCGAGGACCGGGCCCGGATGCAGGCCGACGACCAGAACGGGAATCGGGTGCCGGTGCAGCTGGTGATCGCCAGTTACAGCATCACGCCCAAGCGCATCGCCGACGGCGTGAACTTCTCACAGTCCTATCTGTACACCGAGCAGTCGGTGATGACGCTGGCCGGGCACAAGCCGGTCGCCTCGCTGAACGAGTTCAAGGACAAGAAGGTCTGCACGCTGTCCACCTCGACGAGCGCGGTCGCCCCGACGAATGCCGGCGCCGAGCTGGTGTCGAAGAACCGGGTGCGGGAGTGCTTCGCGATGCTGGATCGGCACCAGGTCGACGCGGTGACCACGGACGCCGCGATCCTCGCCGGGTGGAAAGCGAAATTCCCGGAAAAGTATGACCACTGGGACCTCGGGCTGGACGCGACCGAGCGATGGGGCGTGAACGCGGGGGACAATCCGGCGCTGAAGAAGCTGGTCGACCTCACGCTGTGGCGGTCCTACGCGGACCCGCACGACGACCGGTGGGAGAAGGCCTTCGAGCGGAACTTCCAGACCGAGGTGCCGGCGAACGGGAAGGTGCCGATCGCGATCGCCCAGCAGCCCCGGGTCACCCGCCCCGACGTGCGGGAACTCCCCTGGGAGGACCTGCTGAAGTGA
- the yidD gene encoding membrane protein insertion efficiency factor YidD, which produces MVTGAIRGYRKVSPKLPTRCRYRPTCSAYALAAIERYGLRKGLGLAAARLRRCGPRVPFGTGDPVP; this is translated from the coding sequence ATGGTGACCGGCGCGATCCGTGGTTATCGGAAGGTCTCTCCGAAACTGCCGACCCGGTGTCGGTACCGGCCCACGTGCAGTGCATACGCATTGGCGGCGATCGAAAGGTATGGGCTGCGGAAAGGGCTCGGGCTGGCGGCGGCGCGGCTCCGCAGGTGTGGTCCGCGAGTCCCGTTCGGTACCGGGGACCCCGTTCCGTGA
- a CDS encoding IS481 family transposase, translating to MPHANAPLTERGRLRLARCVVDDGWSLRRAADRFQVSPTTAKRWADRYQSEGAAGMRDRPSRPRHSPRRTPRPIERRVLHLRRSQRLGPVRIGWRLGLPASTCHAILRRAGAVPLTHLDRATAEPVRRYEHEAPGDLIHVDVKKLGNIPDGGGWRTQGRAQGKLNRTATTGHRTDRFGGARLGYAYLHTALDDHSRLAYTEILADETKETATAFWRRAHTWFAGHGISIARVLTDNGSCYISRLWRETCAELGVTVKKTRPYRPQTNGKVERFHRTLADEWAYSKPYTSENARRKALPRFLHTYNHHRYHSAIGGSPASRVPNLSGQNS from the coding sequence GTGCCCCACGCTAACGCTCCGTTGACCGAACGCGGCCGATTGAGGCTGGCCCGGTGCGTCGTCGATGACGGCTGGTCGCTACGGCGGGCCGCGGATCGGTTCCAGGTCAGCCCGACGACAGCGAAACGCTGGGCCGACCGCTACCAGAGCGAGGGCGCCGCCGGCATGCGCGATCGGCCCAGCCGGCCGCGTCACAGTCCCCGCCGCACACCCCGGCCGATCGAACGACGAGTGTTGCATCTACGTCGCAGCCAGCGCCTGGGCCCGGTCCGGATCGGTTGGCGACTCGGCTTGCCCGCCTCGACCTGCCACGCGATCCTGCGCCGGGCCGGTGCTGTACCCCTGACGCATCTGGACCGGGCCACCGCCGAACCGGTCCGCCGCTACGAACACGAAGCGCCCGGCGATCTGATCCACGTCGACGTCAAGAAACTCGGCAACATCCCCGACGGCGGCGGCTGGCGCACCCAAGGCCGCGCCCAGGGCAAACTCAACCGCACCGCCACGACCGGGCACCGCACCGACAGGTTCGGCGGCGCCCGGCTCGGCTACGCCTACCTGCACACCGCCCTCGACGACCATTCCCGCCTGGCCTACACCGAAATCCTGGCCGACGAAACGAAAGAGACCGCCACCGCCTTCTGGCGACGCGCCCACACCTGGTTCGCCGGCCACGGCATCAGCATCGCCCGGGTACTGACCGACAACGGCTCCTGCTACATCTCCCGCCTCTGGCGCGAGACCTGCGCCGAGCTGGGCGTCACCGTGAAAAAGACGCGTCCTTACCGGCCGCAGACCAACGGCAAAGTGGAACGCTTCCACCGCACACTGGCCGATGAATGGGCCTACTCCAAGCCATACACCAGCGAAAACGCCCGCCGCAAAGCCCTACCCCGTTTCCTGCACACCTACAATCACCACCGCTACCACTCCGCCATCGGCGGCTCACCCGCCAGCCGCGTTCCTAACCTCTCTGGGCAGAACAGTTAG
- the treZ gene encoding malto-oligosyltrehalose trehalohydrolase translates to MTTFEVWAPEKSPKLRLDDHEHPMEPGDGGWWRLDVPSAGPGTDYSYVLPDFDTPVPDPRSAWQPQGVHGPSRVYDHGAFGWTDQAWTGRQLPGSVLYELHIGTFTPDGTFDAAIERLDHLVELGVDLVELLPVNAFNGEHNWGYDGVCWFAPHEAYGGPDGLKRFVDAAHRKGLGVVLDVVYNHFGPSGAYAPMFAPYLSTGSNSWGSSLNLDGPDSGEVRRYIADSVLMWLRDYHVDGLRLDAVHALHDEGAVHLLEQLAVEVESLSTALRRPLSLIAESDLNDPKLITPREAGGYGLHAQWDDDVHHALHTLLTGERQGYYGDFGSLDCLRTVLEGAFFHAGTWSSFRGRRHGRPVDRQRTPGHRFVAFLQNHDQIGNRAVGDRLTATLSPGLLKVAATLLLTSPFTPMLFMGEEWAASSPWQFFTSHPEPDLAAAVQNGRRREFARHGWAEAEVPDPQDPATFERSKLDWAELGKPGHAEMLALYKKLIRLRRETPDLTDPWLSQVEVWHGDQFVVIRRGRHAVAANLADAPQTVSLRAVPSAVLLATAEGVVLERDRVVLPPESAVVVRTSR, encoded by the coding sequence ATGACGACCTTCGAGGTATGGGCGCCGGAGAAGTCGCCCAAGCTGCGCCTGGACGATCACGAACATCCGATGGAGCCGGGCGACGGTGGCTGGTGGCGCCTCGACGTGCCGTCGGCCGGCCCGGGCACCGACTACTCCTACGTGCTGCCCGATTTCGACACCCCGGTGCCGGACCCGCGGTCGGCCTGGCAGCCGCAGGGCGTGCACGGGCCCAGCCGGGTCTACGACCACGGCGCCTTCGGCTGGACCGATCAGGCGTGGACCGGGCGGCAGCTGCCCGGCTCGGTGCTCTACGAGCTGCACATCGGCACGTTCACCCCGGACGGCACGTTCGACGCCGCCATCGAGCGCCTCGATCACCTGGTCGAGCTCGGTGTCGACCTGGTCGAGCTGCTCCCGGTGAACGCGTTCAACGGCGAGCACAACTGGGGTTACGACGGGGTCTGCTGGTTCGCGCCGCACGAGGCGTACGGCGGGCCGGACGGCCTGAAACGGTTCGTCGACGCGGCCCACCGCAAGGGTCTGGGGGTGGTGCTCGACGTCGTCTACAACCACTTCGGCCCCTCCGGCGCGTACGCCCCGATGTTCGCGCCCTACCTCTCCACCGGCTCGAACTCGTGGGGCAGCTCGCTCAACCTGGACGGCCCGGACTCCGGCGAGGTCCGGCGCTACATCGCCGACTCGGTGCTGATGTGGCTGCGCGACTACCACGTCGACGGCCTGCGGCTGGACGCCGTGCACGCGCTGCACGACGAGGGCGCCGTGCACCTGCTGGAGCAGCTCGCGGTCGAGGTCGAGTCGCTCTCCACGGCGCTGCGCCGCCCGCTGTCGCTGATCGCCGAGTCGGACCTGAACGATCCGAAACTGATCACCCCGCGCGAGGCCGGTGGCTACGGCCTGCACGCGCAGTGGGACGACGACGTGCACCACGCGCTGCACACCCTGCTCACCGGGGAGCGGCAGGGCTATTACGGCGACTTCGGCTCGCTGGACTGCCTGCGCACCGTCCTCGAGGGCGCGTTCTTCCACGCCGGGACCTGGTCGTCGTTCCGCGGCCGGCGGCACGGGCGCCCGGTCGACCGGCAGCGTACCCCCGGACACCGGTTCGTCGCCTTCCTGCAGAACCACGACCAGATCGGCAACCGCGCGGTCGGCGACCGCCTCACCGCGACCCTCTCGCCCGGCCTGCTCAAGGTCGCGGCCACCCTGCTGCTCACCTCGCCGTTCACCCCGATGCTGTTCATGGGCGAGGAGTGGGCGGCCAGCAGCCCGTGGCAGTTCTTCACCAGCCACCCCGAGCCGGACCTGGCGGCCGCCGTGCAGAACGGCCGGCGGCGCGAGTTCGCCCGGCACGGCTGGGCCGAGGCCGAGGTCCCCGACCCGCAGGACCCGGCCACCTTCGAGCGCTCCAAGCTGGACTGGGCCGAGCTGGGCAAGCCCGGCCACGCCGAGATGCTGGCGCTCTACAAGAAACTGATCCGTCTCCGCCGCGAGACCCCCGACCTCACCGACCCCTGGCTCTCCCAGGTCGAGGTGTGGCACGGCGACCAGTTCGTGGTGATCCGCCGAGGCCGCCACGCGGTCGCCGCCAACCTGGCCGACGCCCCCCAGACGGTGAGCCTGCGAGCCGTCCCGTCCGCCGTCCTGCTCGCCACCGCCGAAGGCGTCGTGCTGGAACGCGACCGAGTGGTCCTCCCACCCGAAAGCGCCGTCGTGGTCCGAACCTCCCGCTGA
- the treY gene encoding malto-oligosyltrehalose synthase, which produces MIPSSTYRVQVRPDFPLKATAELADYLADLGVSHLYSAPLLTAAPGSPHGYDVVDPTRISPDLGGADGLRGLSDALRKAGLGLVLDIVPNHAGVAVPKVNPTWWDVLKHGRESRYASFYDIDWSRGRILLPVLADEPDPLEKLTVDGDELAYFDKRYPIADGTGDGSPREVHDRQHYELVNWTRGDSEINYRRFFAITDLAALRVEDPEVFEATHAEILRWVREGLVDGLRVDHPDGLRDPGAYLHRLRDAAPEAWLVIEKILEPGEQLPRWPIAGTTGYDAMAEVNGVFVDTGTEAFFDTLERHLTGHEVSWQNLVHETKHRVATKLFAAELARLTRLAPEIDGAEAALAELAACFPVYRSYLPAGARHLAQARAEAGRRRPQMISTLDRLTARLRNPDDELAIRFQQYTGAVMAKGVEDTAFYRWTRFAARNEVGNDPAKFGVSIDEFHDYAEGRQQDWPATMTALSTHDTKRGEDVRARLAVLAEVPGDWTEVVRRWTRIAPLPDPSLAHLIWQVAVGAWPIDRDRLLAYAVKAARESAAVTSWYRPDEAFETALREMVDKIYDDPALHREVTDFAASITPPGWANSLGQKLVQLAMPGVPDVYQGTELWDYSLVDPDNRRPVDFAARRELLGRLEEGWQPPIDETGAAKLLVVSRTLRLLRQRPELFSTYRPVFAEGRVGEHVLAFDRGGVVVVATRLPVGLSRHGGWHDTTLSLDGHSWTEVFTNASYGGNRLAVAELLHTYPVALLVKE; this is translated from the coding sequence ATGATCCCTAGCAGCACCTACCGAGTCCAGGTCCGCCCCGACTTCCCGCTCAAGGCCACCGCCGAGCTCGCCGATTACCTGGCCGACCTCGGCGTGAGCCACCTCTACTCGGCTCCGCTGCTCACCGCGGCGCCCGGCTCGCCGCACGGTTACGACGTCGTCGACCCGACCCGGATCAGCCCCGACCTGGGCGGCGCGGACGGCCTGCGCGGCCTCTCCGACGCGCTGCGCAAGGCCGGCCTTGGCCTGGTCCTCGACATCGTGCCGAACCACGCCGGCGTGGCCGTGCCCAAGGTCAACCCGACCTGGTGGGACGTGCTCAAGCACGGCCGCGAGTCGCGATACGCGAGCTTCTACGACATCGACTGGTCGCGCGGGCGGATCCTGCTCCCGGTGCTGGCCGACGAGCCCGACCCGCTGGAGAAGCTGACCGTCGACGGCGACGAGCTGGCCTACTTCGACAAGCGCTACCCGATCGCCGACGGGACCGGCGACGGCTCGCCCCGCGAGGTGCACGACCGGCAGCACTACGAGCTGGTCAACTGGACCCGCGGCGACTCGGAGATCAACTACCGGCGGTTCTTCGCGATCACCGACCTGGCCGCGCTGCGCGTCGAGGACCCCGAGGTGTTCGAGGCGACCCACGCCGAGATCCTGCGCTGGGTGCGCGAGGGCCTGGTGGACGGCCTGCGCGTCGACCACCCGGACGGCCTGCGCGACCCGGGCGCCTACCTGCACCGGCTGCGCGACGCCGCGCCGGAGGCCTGGCTGGTGATCGAGAAGATTCTGGAGCCGGGCGAGCAGCTGCCCCGCTGGCCGATCGCCGGCACCACCGGCTACGACGCGATGGCCGAGGTCAACGGCGTCTTCGTGGACACCGGCACGGAGGCCTTCTTCGACACCCTGGAACGCCACCTGACCGGCCACGAGGTGTCCTGGCAGAACCTCGTGCACGAGACCAAGCACCGGGTCGCCACCAAACTGTTCGCCGCCGAGCTGGCCCGGCTCACCCGGCTGGCCCCGGAGATCGACGGCGCCGAGGCGGCCCTGGCCGAGCTGGCCGCCTGCTTCCCGGTCTACCGCTCCTACCTGCCCGCCGGCGCCCGGCACCTGGCTCAGGCCCGCGCCGAGGCCGGCCGCCGCCGTCCGCAGATGATCAGCACACTGGACCGGCTCACCGCCCGGCTGCGCAACCCCGACGACGAGCTGGCGATCCGTTTCCAGCAGTACACCGGCGCGGTGATGGCCAAGGGCGTCGAGGACACCGCGTTCTACCGCTGGACCAGGTTCGCCGCCCGCAACGAGGTGGGCAACGACCCGGCGAAATTCGGCGTCTCCATCGACGAGTTCCACGACTACGCCGAGGGCCGGCAGCAGGACTGGCCGGCCACCATGACCGCGCTGAGCACCCACGACACCAAGCGTGGCGAGGACGTCCGGGCGCGGCTCGCGGTGCTGGCCGAGGTGCCCGGCGACTGGACCGAGGTGGTCCGCCGCTGGACCCGGATCGCTCCGCTCCCGGACCCGTCGCTGGCCCATCTGATCTGGCAGGTCGCGGTCGGCGCCTGGCCGATCGACAGGGACAGACTGCTTGCGTACGCGGTGAAGGCCGCCCGTGAGTCCGCCGCCGTCACCAGCTGGTACCGCCCCGACGAGGCGTTCGAGACGGCACTGCGGGAGATGGTCGACAAGATCTACGACGACCCGGCGCTGCACCGGGAGGTGACCGATTTCGCCGCCTCGATCACGCCGCCCGGCTGGGCCAACTCGCTCGGTCAGAAACTCGTGCAGCTGGCCATGCCCGGGGTGCCGGACGTCTACCAGGGCACCGAGCTGTGGGACTACTCGCTGGTCGACCCGGACAACCGGCGGCCGGTCGACTTCGCCGCCCGCCGCGAGCTGCTCGGCCGCCTCGAGGAGGGCTGGCAGCCCCCGATCGACGAGACCGGCGCGGCGAAGCTGCTGGTGGTGAGCCGTACCCTGCGGTTGCTCCGGCAGCGGCCGGAGCTGTTCAGCACGTACCGGCCGGTGTTCGCCGAGGGCCGGGTGGGCGAGCACGTGCTGGCCTTCGACCGCGGCGGCGTGGTGGTGGTGGCCACCCGGCTGCCGGTCGGATTGTCACGCCACGGCGGATGGCACGACACCACGTTGTCACTCGACGGACACAGTTGGACGGAAGTGTTCACGAACGCCAGCTACGGTGGAAATCGCCTGGCCGTTGCCGAGCTGCTGCACACCTATCCCGTCGCTCTTCTGGTGAAAGAGTGA
- the glgX gene encoding glycogen debranching protein GlgX produces the protein MQVWPGHRYPLGATYDGTGTNFAIFSEVAEAVELCLFDASGNERKVLLHEQDAFVWHAYLPGVEPGQRYGYRVYGPYEPHRGLRCNPHKLLLDPYARAVDSDIDWHPSMYAYDMSNPDQMSDLDSAPYMPKGVVVNPYFDWGNDRRPDIPYHHSVIYETHVKGLTQRHPEIPRDMRGSYSAIGHPAIIEHLKSLGVTAVELMPVHQFVHDNRLHDLGLRNYWGYNTLGFFAPYHGYSSTGTLGQQTQEFRGMVKALHAAGMEVILDVVYNHTAEGNHLGPTLSLKGIDNRTYYRLVDDQPQFYMDYTGTGNSLNVRSPQSLQLIMDSLRYWVTEMHVDGFRFDLASTLAREFYDVDRLSTFFEVVQQDPIVGQVKLIAEPWDVGPGGYQVGNFPPNWTEWNGKYRDTVRDFWRGEPATLAEFASRITGSADLYQDDGRKPFHSINFVTAHDGFTLNDLVSYNDKHNEANGEENRDGESHNRSWNCGIEGPTTDEKVLELRAKQRRNFLATLMLSQGVPMISHGDEMGRTQQGNNNVYCQDNEISWIDWENADEQLLEFARKLTAFRHRHQVFQRRRFFTGLPVTARGGGDPLPDLEWFTPDGRQMAGDDWGNDFGRAVALFVNGEGIRERGQYGQRHVDSSFLLFFNAHDAPIEFATPPAEYGEKWERVIETAAPSPDRPSVVEAGHRIWVPDRSLIVLDRTV, from the coding sequence ATGCAGGTCTGGCCGGGCCACCGGTATCCGTTGGGGGCGACCTACGACGGGACGGGGACCAACTTCGCGATCTTCTCGGAGGTGGCCGAGGCGGTCGAACTGTGCCTCTTCGACGCCTCGGGGAACGAGCGGAAGGTCCTGCTCCACGAGCAGGACGCGTTCGTCTGGCACGCCTACCTACCCGGCGTCGAGCCCGGACAGCGCTACGGCTACCGGGTCTACGGCCCCTACGAGCCGCACCGCGGTCTCCGCTGCAACCCGCACAAGCTGCTGCTCGACCCGTACGCGCGGGCGGTCGACTCGGACATCGACTGGCACCCGTCGATGTACGCGTACGACATGAGCAACCCGGACCAGATGTCGGACCTCGACTCGGCGCCGTACATGCCCAAGGGCGTGGTGGTGAACCCGTACTTCGACTGGGGCAACGACCGGCGGCCGGACATTCCGTACCACCACTCGGTGATCTACGAGACGCACGTGAAGGGGCTGACCCAGCGGCACCCGGAGATCCCCCGGGACATGCGCGGGAGCTACTCGGCGATCGGCCACCCGGCGATCATCGAGCACCTGAAGAGCCTCGGCGTGACCGCGGTCGAGCTGATGCCGGTGCACCAGTTCGTCCACGACAACCGGCTGCACGACCTGGGCCTGCGCAACTACTGGGGTTACAACACGCTCGGCTTCTTCGCGCCGTACCACGGGTATTCGTCGACCGGCACGCTCGGCCAGCAGACCCAGGAGTTCCGGGGCATGGTCAAGGCGCTGCACGCGGCCGGGATGGAGGTCATCCTGGACGTGGTCTACAACCACACCGCCGAGGGCAACCATCTCGGGCCCACCCTGAGTCTCAAGGGCATCGACAACCGGACCTACTACCGGCTCGTCGACGACCAGCCGCAGTTCTACATGGACTACACCGGCACCGGGAACAGCCTGAACGTGCGTTCCCCGCAGAGCCTCCAGCTGATCATGGACTCGCTGCGGTACTGGGTCACCGAGATGCACGTGGACGGCTTCCGCTTCGACCTCGCCTCGACGCTGGCCCGCGAGTTCTACGACGTGGACCGGCTCTCCACCTTCTTCGAGGTGGTCCAGCAGGACCCGATCGTCGGCCAGGTGAAGCTGATCGCCGAGCCGTGGGACGTCGGCCCGGGTGGCTACCAGGTCGGCAACTTCCCGCCGAACTGGACCGAGTGGAACGGGAAGTACCGGGACACGGTCCGCGACTTCTGGCGCGGCGAGCCGGCCACCCTGGCCGAGTTCGCCAGCCGGATCACCGGCTCGGCCGACCTCTACCAGGACGACGGGCGCAAGCCGTTCCACTCGATCAACTTCGTCACCGCGCACGACGGGTTCACGCTCAACGACCTGGTGTCGTACAACGACAAGCACAACGAGGCCAACGGCGAGGAGAACCGGGACGGCGAGAGCCACAACCGCTCCTGGAACTGCGGCATCGAGGGCCCGACCACCGACGAGAAGGTGCTGGAGCTGCGCGCCAAGCAGCGCCGGAACTTCCTGGCCACGCTGATGCTCAGCCAGGGCGTGCCGATGATCTCGCACGGTGACGAGATGGGGCGGACCCAGCAGGGCAACAACAACGTGTACTGCCAGGACAACGAGATCAGCTGGATCGACTGGGAGAACGCGGACGAGCAGCTGCTGGAGTTCGCCCGCAAGCTGACCGCGTTCCGGCATCGGCACCAGGTGTTCCAGCGCCGCCGGTTCTTCACCGGCCTGCCGGTCACCGCCCGCGGTGGCGGCGACCCGCTGCCCGACCTGGAGTGGTTCACCCCGGACGGCCGGCAGATGGCCGGCGACGACTGGGGCAACGACTTCGGCCGGGCGGTCGCCCTGTTCGTCAACGGCGAGGGCATCCGCGAGCGTGGCCAGTACGGCCAGCGCCACGTCGACAGCTCGTTCCTGCTCTTCTTCAACGCGCACGACGCGCCCATCGAGTTCGCCACGCCCCCCGCCGAGTACGGGGAGAAGTGGGAGCGAGTCATCGAAACCGCCGCGCCGTCCCCGGATCGCCCGTCGGTCGTGGAGGCCGGCCACCGCATCTGGGTACCGGACCGGTCCCTCATCGTGCTCGACAGGACGGTGTGA
- a CDS encoding glycogen debranching enzyme N-terminal domain-containing protein gives MPRIEPLTFGPQVCGVLAEDAGAGREWLVTDGLGGWASGTVSGLRTRPEHALLTVAGPGRAPHVALAALDLTVTLPTGTRVPLYTHAWESGTVDPAGHRFLETFTLAGGLPRWRWRIGDVVVERELALRPGLAVVHRVLSAPGPVHLSVAAMCTWREAATARRADGPQLRIERVADGVIVEGAYRLAGPGWQPAGQWHLGARAGAQVEDLWLAGTFGRQAGTGESLEVSAWAGNLADRPPAPPVVLAAARERAHRLVTAAKAEGYAGTLALAADTFIIQAADGPRMADGYPWSGRAASLAAYEGLFLDTGRADEGRELLRALVERPAGAVDCPLWLVHAVDRHVTRTGDTDLARRLAVPLGRLLRQSLTGDGPLTVDPADGLLTLSPAGAHGPISGPDRAMRTSHDLTAGAHGPISGPDRAMRTSHDLTAGAHGPISGPDRAMRTSHDLTAGAHGPISGPDRAVGASQGAGKLVEINALWVNALAGLADLLAEGGRDDAEPRDRHARARESFRRRFPAPEGWLHDVVEGPAAPYPLGAGTQHDDPTLRPYQLLGWSLPHAPMRGGAGGTVRAAGEALLTPLGLRTLAPDEYGYDGAGPGQGLVEPWLIGPYADACAATGRPVDGLLDGLAAHLAEWGVGSVSEAVHGDAPHRALGRPFDALAVAEMLRVETRYAP, from the coding sequence GTGCCGCGGATCGAACCTCTGACCTTCGGGCCCCAGGTGTGCGGCGTTCTCGCCGAGGACGCCGGCGCCGGCCGGGAATGGCTGGTCACCGACGGTCTCGGCGGCTGGGCCAGTGGCACCGTGAGCGGTCTGCGGACCCGCCCCGAGCACGCGCTGCTGACCGTCGCCGGGCCGGGCCGGGCGCCGCACGTCGCGCTGGCCGCCTTGGATCTGACAGTGACCCTCCCCACAGGTACGCGGGTGCCGCTGTACACCCATGCGTGGGAGTCCGGCACCGTGGACCCGGCCGGCCACCGCTTCCTGGAGACGTTCACCCTCGCCGGCGGGCTGCCCCGGTGGCGATGGCGGATCGGCGACGTGGTGGTCGAACGCGAGCTGGCGCTGCGTCCCGGCCTCGCGGTGGTCCACCGGGTGCTCAGCGCGCCCGGCCCGGTGCACCTGTCGGTCGCCGCGATGTGCACCTGGCGCGAGGCGGCCACCGCCCGCCGGGCGGACGGCCCTCAGCTGCGGATCGAGCGGGTGGCCGACGGGGTGATCGTCGAGGGGGCGTACCGGCTGGCCGGACCCGGCTGGCAGCCCGCCGGGCAGTGGCACCTCGGCGCCCGGGCCGGTGCGCAGGTCGAGGACCTCTGGCTGGCCGGCACGTTCGGCCGGCAGGCCGGGACCGGGGAGAGCCTGGAGGTCTCGGCGTGGGCCGGGAACCTCGCGGATCGCCCGCCGGCGCCGCCGGTGGTGCTGGCCGCGGCGCGCGAACGGGCTCATCGCCTGGTCACCGCGGCAAAAGCTGAGGGGTACGCCGGAACGCTCGCGCTCGCCGCCGACACGTTCATCATCCAGGCCGCCGACGGTCCCCGGATGGCCGACGGGTACCCGTGGAGCGGGCGGGCGGCGTCGCTCGCGGCGTACGAGGGGCTGTTCCTGGACACCGGGCGGGCCGACGAGGGGCGGGAACTGCTCCGTGCCCTGGTGGAGCGGCCGGCCGGCGCGGTGGACTGCCCGCTCTGGCTGGTGCACGCGGTCGACCGGCACGTCACCCGGACCGGCGACACCGACCTGGCCCGCCGGCTCGCCGTCCCGCTGGGCCGGCTGCTGCGCCAGTCCCTCACCGGCGACGGCCCCCTGACCGTCGACCCCGCCGACGGCTTGCTCACCCTGTCTCCGGCTGGCGCTCATGGCCCTATCAGCGGTCCGGACAGGGCCATGAGGACCAGCCACGATCTGACGGCTGGCGCTCACGGCCCCATCAGCGGTCCCGACAGGGCCATGAGGACCAGCCACGATCTGACGGCTGGCGCTCACGGCCCCATCAGCGGTCCCGACAGGGCCATGAGGACCAGCCACGATCTGACGGCTGGCGCTCACGGCCCCATCAGCGGTCCCGATAGGGCCGTGGGGGCCAGCCAGGGGGCCGGGAAGCTGGTGGAGATCAACGCCTTGTGGGTGAACGCGCTGGCCGGGCTCGCGGACCTGCTGGCCGAGGGCGGGCGGGACGATGCGGAGCCGCGGGACCGGCACGCCCGGGCGCGGGAGTCGTTCCGGCGGCGGTTCCCGGCGCCCGAGGGATGGCTGCACGACGTGGTCGAGGGTCCGGCGGCGCCGTACCCGCTCGGGGCGGGCACCCAGCACGACGATCCGACGTTGCGGCCGTATCAGCTGCTGGGCTGGTCGCTGCCGCACGCGCCGATGCGGGGCGGCGCCGGCGGAACCGTCCGCGCCGCCGGGGAGGCACTGCTCACCCCGCTCGGGCTGCGCACCCTGGCGCCGGACGAGTACGGATACGACGGCGCCGGCCCGGGCCAGGGACTGGTCGAGCCCTGGCTGATCGGGCCGTACGCGGACGCCTGCGCGGCCACCGGACGACCGGTCGACGGGCTGCTCGACGGGCTGGCCGCGCACCTGGCCGAGTGGGGCGTCGGGTCGGTCAGCGAGGCCGTCCACGGCGACGCCCCGCACCGGGCGCTGGGCCGCCCGTTCGACGCCCTGGCCGTCGCCGAGATGCTGCGAGTGGAGACGAGGTACGCGCCGTGA